The following are encoded in a window of Caldicellulosiruptor danielii genomic DNA:
- a CDS encoding OmpA family protein, translating to MGRRRGEELEKENHERWLITYADLITLLLIYFVVLYSMSKIDIDKYKNFTESLTSVLKGTAYIFENSGPSILEGLSGKNVKGTNTDVGGTTKNRQMTEEELINDIQKQVLGLIKEHGIEGKVLVIQEERGLSILLKDVLFDTGSAKLTPQAKEVVHEIAKILEKVPNNNIRIEGHTDNVPIHNKYFYSNWELSTARATSVLQEILRVSKVRPERFSVVGYGEYRPIASNKTPEGRALNRRVTIVIMRTVYSKAEPVR from the coding sequence ATGGGCAGAAGAAGAGGGGAAGAGCTTGAAAAAGAAAATCACGAGCGATGGCTTATTACGTATGCTGATTTAATTACCCTTTTACTCATTTACTTTGTGGTTTTATATTCAATGAGTAAGATTGATATAGACAAGTACAAAAATTTTACAGAATCACTAACATCTGTTTTGAAAGGTACAGCTTATATCTTTGAAAACTCTGGTCCCTCTATATTGGAAGGATTGTCTGGAAAGAATGTCAAAGGAACAAACACTGATGTTGGTGGGACAACGAAAAATAGACAGATGACTGAGGAAGAACTCATAAATGATATACAGAAACAGGTTTTGGGGCTTATAAAAGAACATGGCATTGAAGGTAAAGTGCTTGTGATACAGGAAGAGAGAGGATTATCAATTTTACTTAAAGATGTGTTATTTGACACAGGTTCCGCGAAGCTTACACCCCAGGCAAAAGAAGTTGTGCATGAGATTGCAAAGATTTTAGAGAAGGTTCCGAATAACAATATCAGAATTGAAGGACATACAGACAATGTCCCTATACACAACAAATACTTTTATTCTAACTGGGAACTTTCAACAGCAAGAGCTACATCTGTATTGCAGGAAATTCTTAGAGTTTCAAAAGTGAGGCCCGAGAGATTTTCTGTTGTTGGCTATGGAGAGTACAGACCAATTGCTTCTAATAAAACACCAGAAGGAAGAGCACTCAACAGAAGAGTTACAATTGTGATAATGAGAACAGTCTACAGCAAAGCGGAACCTGTAAGATAA
- a CDS encoding flagellar motor protein: MDILSIGGLILGFGSLLTAFIIEKGNPAKLLQISAAMIVFGGTISAVLVSYPMSEIKLAIKHLKMVFMDKKIDFSSIVEQLVQLSDRARKEGLLALEQEIPNIQNPLLKKGLGLVVDGIEGEVIRDILDREVYLAENELKAAAEVFEAAGGYSPTMGIIGTVMGLISVLSNISNPDEVAPAIAVAFVATLYGVSFANLVWLNFGKKIKTKAKQERMLNEIIVEGLLSIQAGENPRILREKIGGILQEEKQRQAQASETASATIGG; this comes from the coding sequence ATGGATATTCTTTCAATTGGCGGGTTGATATTGGGATTTGGTTCTCTTTTAACTGCATTTATAATTGAGAAAGGTAATCCTGCAAAACTTTTACAGATTTCAGCAGCTATGATTGTTTTTGGTGGAACAATTTCGGCGGTACTTGTATCATATCCAATGTCAGAGATTAAACTTGCAATAAAACATTTAAAAATGGTTTTTATGGATAAAAAGATTGATTTTTCAAGCATTGTTGAGCAGCTTGTTCAGCTTTCTGACAGGGCAAGAAAAGAAGGTCTGTTGGCTTTAGAGCAGGAGATTCCCAATATTCAAAATCCACTCTTAAAAAAGGGTTTAGGACTTGTTGTTGATGGTATTGAAGGTGAGGTTATAAGAGACATTTTGGATAGAGAGGTTTATCTTGCAGAGAATGAACTAAAGGCTGCAGCAGAGGTTTTTGAAGCAGCAGGTGGTTATTCACCTACAATGGGTATTATAGGTACTGTAATGGGGCTAATTTCAGTTTTAAGCAATATATCAAATCCTGACGAAGTTGCACCAGCTATCGCTGTTGCGTTTGTTGCAACACTTTACGGTGTTTCATTTGCGAATCTTGTGTGGCTCAACTTTGGAAAAAAGATAAAAACAAAGGCAAAACAGGAGAGAATGCTAAATGAAATAATTGTGGAAGGTCTTTTATCAATTCAAGCTGGCGAAAATCCAAGAATACTTAGAGAAAAAATTGGAGGAATACTTCAAGAAGAGAAGCAACGACAAGCCCAAGCTAGTGAGACTGCGTCAGCTACAATTGGAGGGTGA
- a CDS encoding ZIP family metal transporter, whose product MKLVNFKLALLKINFLIFNLFGFFCGIAGAFVGALTGLVLPLNDEKVRDSLIGFTSGLMLGLICFGLIPEAVSISNLLVCILVLIASYFMIGILEKALTMRYLLSQNRYLKSGILILVALSLHNFPEGLAIGSSFAVEKSFGILVGIMIIIHDIPEGFVLSLPLKIAKQSKNKILKYAILSGVPTGIGCLTGSMISYINKCVVAGCLTCAAGAMLYVVMNELIPEYSRKENIKMATISNIMGIIIALLLLEWLEL is encoded by the coding sequence ATGAAATTGGTTAATTTTAAACTTGCTTTGTTAAAAATAAATTTTTTGATTTTCAACCTTTTTGGTTTTTTTTGTGGGATAGCCGGAGCATTTGTTGGTGCACTGACGGGTTTGGTCCTGCCTTTAAATGATGAAAAGGTGAGAGATTCTTTAATTGGTTTTACCTCGGGACTTATGCTTGGTTTAATTTGCTTTGGACTTATCCCTGAAGCTGTAAGCATTTCAAACTTGCTCGTGTGTATTTTAGTATTGATTGCTTCATACTTTATGATTGGAATATTAGAAAAAGCACTGACAATGAGATATTTACTTTCACAGAACAGATATCTCAAAAGTGGAATACTTATTTTAGTTGCTCTTTCTCTTCACAACTTTCCTGAAGGGTTAGCAATAGGAAGTAGCTTTGCTGTAGAAAAGAGTTTCGGGATTTTAGTAGGTATTATGATAATAATTCATGATATTCCAGAAGGCTTTGTTCTTTCGCTACCTTTGAAAATAGCGAAACAAAGTAAAAATAAAATACTAAAATATGCAATATTGTCAGGAGTTCCCACAGGTATTGGATGTTTAACTGGAAGTATGATAAGCTATATTAACAAGTGTGTGGTAGCAGGATGTCTTACTTGTGCAGCAGGTGCAATGCTGTATGTTGTGATGAATGAGCTTATTCCAGAGTATAGCCGAAAAGAAAACATTAAAATGGCAACAATCTCAAACATTATGGGCATTATTATAGCATTATTACTTTTGGAGTGGTTGGAATTATGA
- the prmC gene encoding peptide chain release factor N(5)-glutamine methyltransferase, whose product MIVSQILDMDKTEVILNKGLPVGQGKYEKIVNAVSKYLHDNPLQYCTNKAFFMGLEFYVDENVLIPRFDTEVLVEVAIEIFKGKKNLYFLDIGTGSGCIAVALCKFLDCRVLAVDISERALDVARKNAKLNGVENKISFIRSNLFEDIPKNLEFDAILSNPPYISKNEIFELDQRVLKEPHIALFSKEDGLWFFKEIANKAKLYLKDDGYIIFEVGFSQAEEVKRILEQSGYKNIKSRKDLNNIERCIFAING is encoded by the coding sequence ATGATAGTTTCGCAGATACTTGACATGGATAAAACAGAGGTTATTCTAAATAAAGGTTTACCTGTAGGACAGGGCAAATATGAAAAGATTGTAAATGCTGTATCAAAATATTTACATGACAATCCTCTTCAATATTGTACAAATAAAGCTTTCTTTATGGGTCTTGAATTTTATGTTGATGAAAATGTTTTAATTCCGCGATTTGACACAGAGGTTTTGGTAGAGGTTGCTATAGAAATCTTCAAAGGTAAGAAAAATCTGTACTTTTTAGATATTGGCACGGGTAGTGGATGCATTGCAGTGGCTCTTTGCAAATTTTTAGATTGCAGGGTTTTAGCTGTTGATATTTCAGAAAGAGCACTTGATGTTGCAAGGAAGAATGCTAAATTAAATGGTGTGGAAAATAAGATTTCGTTCATAAGAAGCAACTTATTTGAAGATATTCCCAAAAATCTTGAATTTGATGCCATACTTAGCAATCCACCTTATATCTCTAAGAATGAAATTTTTGAACTTGACCAACGGGTTTTAAAAGAGCCGCATATTGCTCTGTTTTCAAAAGAAGATGGGCTTTGGTTTTTCAAAGAGATTGCAAACAAAGCAAAGCTATATCTCAAAGATGATGGTTATATTATTTTTGAAGTTGGATTTTCTCAAGCTGAAGAAGTCAAGAGAATTTTAGAACAAAGCGGTTATAAGAATATAAAGTCAAGAAAGGATTTGAACAATATTGAAAGATGTATCTTTGCAATAAATGGGTAA
- a CDS encoding L-threonylcarbamoyladenylate synthase, translating to MTIIIDAKEGIDYKKLEKAALILKEGGLVAFPTETVYGVGANALLKDAVDKIFWAKGRPQDNPLIVHVSSKDMLEMCAEITDERVYMLIERFWPGPLTIVLPKKNVIPDNVTASLSTVGVRMPANRIALELIKLAGVPVAAPSANVSGKPSPTEAKHVIEDLMNKVDVIIDGGKCSFGLESTVVDLSGEKAVILRPGAISYFALKEVLGNIELEYSKAVVEGLTGTVPRSPGMKYKHYAPDAKLIIVKGRIDKRIDKINDMKKEFEYKGYKVGILCFYETVHNFDSQYKLILGSMFDAKECGRNLFSILRKFNQLGVDYILCEWGEFDLEFLALENRLYKAAANNIVEVL from the coding sequence ATGACAATTATCATTGATGCAAAAGAAGGTATAGATTATAAAAAGCTTGAAAAAGCAGCTTTGATATTGAAAGAAGGTGGGCTTGTTGCCTTTCCAACAGAAACTGTTTATGGTGTCGGAGCAAACGCTCTCTTAAAAGATGCTGTAGATAAGATTTTTTGGGCTAAAGGAAGACCTCAGGACAATCCGTTGATTGTTCATGTATCTTCGAAAGATATGCTTGAGATGTGTGCTGAAATTACAGATGAAAGGGTTTATATGCTCATAGAAAGATTTTGGCCAGGACCGCTTACAATTGTTCTACCCAAGAAAAATGTTATTCCTGACAACGTCACAGCAAGTCTTTCGACGGTTGGTGTTAGAATGCCTGCGAATAGAATCGCGCTTGAACTAATAAAACTTGCTGGAGTACCAGTGGCAGCACCATCAGCAAACGTCTCTGGAAAACCAAGTCCTACAGAAGCTAAGCATGTAATAGAAGACCTGATGAATAAAGTGGATGTCATAATAGATGGAGGCAAATGTTCTTTTGGACTTGAATCAACTGTGGTGGATTTGAGCGGCGAAAAAGCTGTGATTTTAAGACCTGGCGCAATTTCATATTTTGCTTTGAAAGAGGTGCTTGGTAATATAGAGTTAGAGTATAGCAAAGCGGTGGTGGAAGGACTAACTGGAACTGTACCAAGGTCACCTGGCATGAAGTACAAGCACTATGCACCCGATGCCAAGCTCATAATAGTAAAAGGAAGAATTGATAAGAGGATTGACAAAATAAATGATATGAAAAAGGAGTTTGAGTATAAAGGATACAAGGTTGGGATTTTGTGCTTTTATGAGACAGTTCACAATTTTGATTCGCAGTACAAACTCATTTTAGGAAGCATGTTTGATGCAAAAGAGTGTGGAAGAAATCTGTTTTCGATACTCAGAAAGTTCAATCAACTTGGTGTTGATTATATACTTTGTGAGTGGGGGGAGTTTGACTTAGAATTTCTTGCTCTGGAAAATAGACTTTACAAAGCAGCAGCAAACAACATTGTTGAGGTGTTGTGA
- the prfA gene encoding peptide chain release factor 1, whose protein sequence is MIEKLQVIEEKYLELEKKIADPEIISQPQEWQKLMKEHSNLQPIVEKFREYKRILNTIKEAEELLDTDLDEDFEKLVKEELNQAKEQKEIVETQLKILLLPKDPNDEKNVIMEIRAGAGGEEAALFAAELFRMYSRYAERKNWKVEVMSTSESDLDGFKEVIFMISGKGAYSRLKYESGVHRVQRVPVTESGGRIHTSTATVAVLPEVEDVEVEIREEDLEIDTFRAGGAGGQHVNKTESAVRIVHKPTGIVVTCQDERSQHANRDRAMKILRARLYDYYQSIQQKEIESQRRSQVGTGDRSERIRTYNFPQGRVTDHRIGLTLYKLEQVLDGELDEIIDALITHFQTERLKEVS, encoded by the coding sequence ATGATAGAGAAGCTTCAAGTAATTGAGGAAAAATATTTAGAACTTGAAAAAAAGATTGCAGATCCTGAGATAATAAGCCAACCACAAGAATGGCAAAAACTTATGAAAGAACACAGCAATCTTCAGCCAATTGTGGAAAAGTTCAGAGAATACAAGAGAATTTTAAATACCATTAAAGAAGCTGAAGAGCTTTTAGATACAGACCTTGACGAGGATTTCGAAAAACTTGTAAAAGAAGAGCTAAATCAGGCAAAAGAACAGAAAGAAATTGTTGAAACGCAGCTTAAGATTTTACTTTTGCCCAAGGACCCAAACGACGAAAAAAATGTTATAATGGAGATAAGAGCAGGTGCAGGTGGCGAGGAAGCAGCATTATTTGCAGCCGAGCTTTTTAGGATGTATTCAAGATATGCTGAGAGGAAAAACTGGAAGGTTGAAGTGATGTCAACAAGTGAGAGTGACTTGGACGGGTTTAAAGAAGTAATTTTCATGATAAGCGGAAAAGGTGCATATAGCAGGCTCAAATATGAAAGTGGAGTTCATAGGGTTCAAAGAGTGCCTGTGACAGAGTCAGGTGGAAGAATTCATACATCAACAGCAACTGTTGCGGTTTTGCCAGAAGTTGAGGATGTTGAAGTTGAGATAAGAGAAGAGGACCTTGAGATAGACACATTCAGAGCAGGCGGTGCAGGAGGTCAGCATGTAAACAAGACAGAGTCAGCCGTCAGAATTGTTCACAAACCCACAGGAATTGTTGTGACCTGCCAGGACGAAAGGTCGCAGCATGCAAACAGGGACAGGGCAATGAAGATACTCAGAGCAAGGCTTTATGATTACTATCAGAGCATTCAGCAGAAAGAAATAGAAAGTCAAAGAAGAAGCCAGGTTGGAACAGGTGACAGAAGCGAAAGAATAAGAACATATAACTTCCCTCAGGGACGTGTAACAGACCACAGGATTGGTCTTACTTTGTACAAGCTTGAGCAGGTTTTAGACGGTGAGCTTGATGAGATTATCGATGCGCTGATTACTCACTTTCAGACAGAGAGATTAAAAGAAGTAAGTTAA